CATTTCGTATTTCTAACCCTAAACCAGCATTCTTATTCAGAAATGAGTACCCAGCCCTCGCCTGCCTGCCGTCGTAGCAATGTTACTATTTCGGGGGTCAGCAACGCCTCTGCTACCATCGTTTTTCTGCACGGGCTAGGGGCCGACCAAAGCACCTGGCGCCTGCTGGCACCCGCTTTTGAGGACCGCTACCGCGTAGTGCGGCTCGACCTGGTGGGCGCCGGCCAGTCGGACACCGCCGCCTACGACTATGCCAAGTACGGCTCGCTGGCTGCCCACGCCGACGACCTGCTGGCCGTGCTGCACGAGCTGGACCTGCAAAACATGGTCTTCGTTGGTCATTCGGTTAGCTCGATGATTGGGGTGCTGGCGGCCATTAAGGAGCCGGCCCGCTTTGGCAAGCTGATACTGCTGGCCCCCTCGCCGCGCTTTATCAACGCGGCGGGCTACGCCGGGGGCTTCGAGCAAAAAGACATTGAC
The genomic region above belongs to Hymenobacter sp. BRD128 and contains:
- a CDS encoding alpha/beta fold hydrolase; translated protein: MSTQPSPACRRSNVTISGVSNASATIVFLHGLGADQSTWRLLAPAFEDRYRVVRLDLVGAGQSDTAAYDYAKYGSLAAHADDLLAVLHELDLQNMVFVGHSVSSMIGVLAAIKEPARFGKLILLAPSPRFINAAGYAGGFEQKDIDELLAAMENNYPGWSQGIAPVMMGSERPELVMELTNSFMQTNPAIAQHFARVTFFCDHRADLPLLTTPTLILQCAHDVIAPLAVGAYLNENLIDSQLVVIDTPGHCAHLTAPSKPCGRLSSF